In Rahnella sikkimica, the following are encoded in one genomic region:
- a CDS encoding sensor histidine kinase, with the protein MNALKRGRLFPGSLRQLVLMAFLLVLLPLLVLAWQAYDSLDQLSRQAAHINRTTLSDARRSESMSSIALEMERSYRQYCVLDDPTLSRLYQNQHKQYSQLLDAHASVLPDLRYYQTLRTLLTQLTEPTCRNNAPDNDASARLENFSRTNAEMIQATREVVFSRGQQLQRAIAERGQFFGWQALVLFLLSGALVVLFTRMIIGPVKGVERMINRLGEGRNLGDVMRFKGPREIRSLVQRIVWLSERLAWLESQRHEFLRHISHELKTPLASMREGTELLADEVAGPLTPDQKDVVAILNSSSRHLQTLIEQLLDYNRKLADAPALSVAVDLKTLVNDVVIANSLPARAKKIRSEVNIGAPQCLAEPTLLKRVLDNLYSNAVHYGAESGTIWVRSREDAGRVVIEVANTGTPIPEAERTMIFEPFYQGSQQRKGAVKGSGLGLSIAQDCIRRMHGELQLVAVEDADVCFRIELPLTAENN; encoded by the coding sequence ATGAATGCGTTGAAAAGAGGACGTTTATTCCCCGGTTCTTTACGCCAGCTGGTATTGATGGCTTTCCTGTTAGTCTTGTTGCCGTTACTGGTGCTGGCCTGGCAGGCTTATGACAGCCTCGATCAGCTCAGCCGTCAGGCGGCGCACATTAACCGCACCACGCTCAGTGATGCGCGTCGCAGCGAATCGATGTCCAGCATCGCGCTGGAAATGGAACGCAGCTATCGCCAGTATTGCGTTCTCGACGATCCCACGCTTTCCCGCCTTTATCAGAATCAGCATAAACAATATTCGCAACTGCTGGATGCGCACGCGTCCGTTCTGCCGGATTTACGCTACTACCAGACGCTCCGCACATTGCTGACGCAACTGACCGAACCTACCTGTCGTAATAACGCACCGGATAATGACGCTTCCGCGCGGCTGGAAAATTTCTCGCGCACGAATGCCGAAATGATTCAGGCGACGCGTGAGGTGGTCTTTTCCCGCGGCCAGCAGCTTCAGCGTGCGATTGCCGAACGCGGTCAGTTTTTTGGCTGGCAGGCGCTGGTGCTGTTTCTTCTCAGCGGTGCGCTGGTGGTGCTGTTCACGCGCATGATTATCGGGCCCGTGAAAGGCGTGGAGAGAATGATCAACCGGCTGGGAGAGGGGCGCAATCTGGGGGACGTCATGCGATTTAAAGGGCCGCGCGAAATCCGCTCTCTGGTGCAGCGTATCGTCTGGCTGAGTGAACGTCTGGCATGGCTGGAATCACAGCGCCACGAATTTTTACGTCACATTTCTCATGAACTCAAAACGCCGCTCGCCAGCATGCGCGAAGGCACCGAACTGCTGGCCGATGAAGTCGCCGGGCCGCTGACGCCGGATCAAAAAGACGTGGTGGCGATACTCAACAGCAGCAGTCGTCACCTGCAAACGCTTATCGAACAACTGCTCGATTACAACCGTAAACTGGCGGATGCGCCGGCGCTGAGCGTAGCGGTTGACCTTAAAACCTTAGTGAATGACGTTGTGATAGCCAACAGCCTGCCCGCGCGTGCCAAGAAGATCCGCAGTGAAGTCAACATCGGCGCGCCACAATGTCTGGCGGAACCGACACTGCTTAAGCGTGTGCTGGATAATCTCTATTCCAATGCGGTGCACTACGGGGCTGAATCCGGTACTATTTGGGTCCGCAGCCGGGAAGACGCTGGACGGGTGGTTATTGAGGTGGCAAACACCGGAACCCCGATCCCCGAAGCCGAGCGCACGATGATTTTTGAACCCTTTTACCAGGGTAGCCAGCAACGAAAAGGGGCTGTAAAAGGCAGCGGTTTGGGATTGAGCATTGCCCAGGACTGCATTCGCCGCATGCATGGAGAGCTGCAACTGGTTGCCGTTGAAGATGCGGACGTCTGTTTCCGCATTGAATTGCCCCTGACGGCTGAGAACAATTGA
- the qseG gene encoding two-component system QseEF-associated lipoprotein QseG — protein sequence MNALTFMSKFFTRLVRAVLRHRVLLLSAPLALAGCVSHSANNRYYQQVSDQIVPDSKVIDFRTAPCETLWTLDDSEAMTNSLYWLRAMDCADLMSDAQARFQAQQISATHWDQVFKQSILLSGAEPDQQQRRALLAKVSEFRGQMPGSIRPLVQLWRERQNLQVVLGDVKARNARQQAVNEDKLQMMTAEQLMLENNLADTRRKLENLTDIERQLSSRKQIQGDLPDNDATSLSKPATGSTVKPAETYVPPPKESNAK from the coding sequence ATGAACGCATTAACCTTTATGTCGAAATTCTTTACCCGTCTGGTGCGCGCCGTGTTGCGCCACCGGGTTCTCCTTCTGAGTGCACCACTGGCGCTGGCGGGCTGTGTGTCACATTCCGCCAATAACCGTTATTACCAGCAAGTTTCTGACCAGATCGTGCCTGACAGCAAAGTTATCGACTTCCGTACCGCGCCATGCGAAACCTTGTGGACGCTGGATGACAGCGAAGCGATGACTAACTCACTTTACTGGCTGCGGGCGATGGATTGCGCCGATCTCATGAGTGATGCGCAGGCACGTTTCCAGGCGCAGCAGATTTCGGCGACCCACTGGGATCAGGTATTCAAACAAAGCATTCTGCTGTCGGGTGCTGAACCGGATCAACAACAGCGCCGCGCATTGCTGGCCAAAGTGAGCGAATTCCGCGGCCAGATGCCCGGTTCAATTCGCCCGCTGGTGCAGTTGTGGCGTGAGCGCCAGAATCTGCAAGTCGTACTCGGCGATGTAAAAGCCCGCAACGCGCGTCAGCAGGCCGTCAATGAAGACAAGCTTCAGATGATGACCGCCGAACAACTGATGCTGGAAAATAACTTAGCCGATACGCGGCGCAAGCTGGAAAACCTGACCGATATCGAACGTCAGCTTTCTTCGCGCAAGCAGATCCAGGGCGATCTGCCGGATAATGATGCGACTTCGCTGTCAAAACCGGCCACCGGATCCACGGTGAAACCGGCAGAAACCTACGTGCCGCCTCCAAAGGAATCGAACGCAAAATGA
- the glrR gene encoding two-component system response regulator GlrR produces MTIRKAASLLLVDDDPSLLKLLGMRLTSEGFRVTTAESGAEALRVLHRERIDLVLSDLRMDEMDGMALFAEIQKFQPGMPVIILTAHGSIPDAVAATQQGVFGFLTKPVDRDALYKAIDEALAQSSPSVDESWRESIVTRSPLMLRLLEQANMVAQSDVSVLINGQSGTGKEVLAQAIHGASPRGKNAFIAINCGALPEQLLESELFGHAKGAFTGAISSREGLFQAASGGTLFLDEIGDMPLSLQVKLLRVLQERKVRPLGSNQDIDVDVRIISATHRDLPKAMEKGEFREDLFYRLNVVSLKLPTLSDRAEDIPLLANHLLRVAAQRHKPFVRSFSTDALKRLMAASWPGNVRQLVNVIEQCVALTSAPVISEALVQQALEGENTALPTFADARNQFELNYLRKLLQITKGNVTQAARIAGRNRTEFYKLLSRHELEATDFKE; encoded by the coding sequence ATGACGATACGTAAAGCAGCCAGTTTATTGCTGGTGGATGACGATCCGAGCCTGTTAAAGCTGCTGGGTATGCGTCTGACCAGTGAAGGTTTTCGTGTCACGACCGCCGAAAGCGGGGCCGAAGCGCTGCGCGTATTGCACCGTGAACGCATCGATCTGGTGCTGAGCGATTTACGCATGGATGAAATGGATGGCATGGCGCTTTTTGCCGAGATCCAAAAGTTTCAGCCGGGAATGCCGGTCATTATTCTGACGGCGCACGGCTCAATTCCCGATGCCGTTGCCGCCACGCAGCAGGGCGTTTTCGGTTTTCTCACCAAACCGGTCGACCGTGATGCGTTGTATAAAGCCATTGATGAAGCGCTGGCGCAGTCCAGCCCGTCAGTGGATGAAAGCTGGCGCGAGTCGATTGTGACCCGCAGTCCGCTGATGTTGCGTTTGCTGGAGCAGGCCAATATGGTCGCGCAATCTGACGTCAGCGTGCTGATTAACGGCCAGAGCGGCACGGGTAAAGAAGTGCTGGCGCAGGCGATTCACGGTGCCAGCCCGCGCGGAAAGAATGCGTTTATTGCCATCAACTGCGGCGCGCTGCCGGAACAGTTGCTGGAATCTGAATTATTCGGCCACGCCAAAGGCGCATTTACCGGCGCGATCAGCAGCCGGGAAGGGCTTTTTCAGGCGGCCAGCGGCGGAACGTTGTTCCTCGATGAAATCGGCGACATGCCACTGTCATTGCAGGTCAAACTGCTGCGCGTTTTGCAGGAGCGCAAAGTCCGTCCGCTGGGCAGCAATCAGGATATCGACGTTGATGTGCGGATTATTTCTGCGACGCACCGCGATTTGCCGAAAGCGATGGAAAAAGGCGAGTTCCGCGAAGACCTGTTTTATCGTCTGAACGTCGTGAGCCTGAAGCTGCCGACGCTGAGTGACAGGGCGGAAGACATTCCGCTGCTGGCAAACCATCTGCTTCGCGTGGCGGCACAGCGCCACAAACCGTTTGTCCGCAGTTTTTCCACCGATGCGCTGAAACGGCTGATGGCGGCGAGCTGGCCGGGCAATGTGCGTCAGCTGGTGAACGTGATCGAGCAGTGCGTGGCGCTGACTTCCGCGCCGGTCATCAGCGAAGCGCTGGTGCAGCAGGCGCTGGAAGGCGAAAACACTGCACTGCCGACGTTTGCTGATGCGAGAAACCAGTTTGAACTGAATTATCTGCGTAAACTTTTGCAGATAACCAAAGGCAATGTGACGCAGGCGGCGCGTATCGCCGGGCGTAACCGCACTGAATTTTACAAGCTGCTTTCCCGCCATGAACTGGAAGCCACGGACTTTAAAGAGTAA
- the glnB gene encoding nitrogen regulatory protein P-II, producing MKKIDAIIKPFKLDDVREALAEVGITGMTVTEVKGFGRQKGHTELYRGAEYMVDFLPKVKIEIVVADDIVDTCVETIMTTAQTGKIGDGKIFVFDVARVVRIRTGEQDEEAI from the coding sequence ATGAAAAAGATTGATGCGATTATCAAGCCATTCAAACTCGACGACGTCCGTGAAGCACTGGCTGAAGTTGGGATCACCGGGATGACCGTGACCGAAGTGAAAGGTTTTGGCCGTCAGAAAGGTCATACCGAACTGTACCGCGGTGCAGAATACATGGTCGATTTCCTGCCAAAAGTAAAAATCGAGATTGTGGTTGCCGATGACATCGTGGATACCTGTGTTGAAACTATCATGACCACTGCGCAGACCGGCAAAATCGGCGACGGCAAAATCTTCGTGTTCGACGTGGCGCGCGTAGTCCGTATCCGCACCGGCGAGCAGGACGAAGAGGCTATCTGA
- the hmpA gene encoding NO-inducible flavohemoprotein — MRAANAAAVSRTKRKEFTMLDAQTIATVKSTLPLLAATGPKLTAHFYDRMFAHNPELKDIFNMSNQRNGDQRQALFDAICAYAANLENLAALLPAVERIAQKHTSFIIQPEQYNIVGEHLLATLDEMFSPGQEVLDAWGKAYGVLAGVFIHREAEIYKESAGKTGGWSGTREFRIVEKQPQSELITSFLLEPADGKPVADFQPGQYLAVYIRDVSLENQEIRQYSLTQAPNGKTYRIAVKREGQGAVSNFLHNFALPGDIIHLAAPRGDFFMDVSETTPVALISAGVGQTPMLGMLNTLAQRGHKAPVQWLHAAENGAVHAFAGEVKSAQAHLPLLESHVWYNQPQESDLPGEDYQYQGFMDLSKVSDKISNPAMHFYLCGPVGFMQFAAKQLLALGIAEANIHYECFGPHKVI, encoded by the coding sequence TTGAGGGCAGCTAACGCAGCAGCAGTTTCAAGGACGAAGAGGAAGGAGTTCACTATGCTAGATGCACAGACTATCGCAACCGTTAAATCCACCCTTCCTTTGCTTGCTGCGACCGGCCCGAAGCTGACCGCCCACTTTTATGACCGTATGTTTGCGCACAATCCCGAGCTCAAAGACATCTTCAATATGAGCAATCAGCGCAATGGCGATCAGCGTCAGGCGCTGTTTGACGCCATCTGCGCTTATGCGGCGAATCTCGAAAATCTGGCAGCGCTTTTACCCGCTGTGGAACGCATCGCGCAGAAACATACCAGTTTTATCATTCAGCCGGAACAGTACAACATTGTCGGTGAACACCTGCTGGCAACGCTGGATGAAATGTTCAGTCCTGGCCAGGAAGTGCTGGACGCGTGGGGCAAAGCCTACGGCGTGCTGGCGGGCGTATTTATCCATCGTGAAGCGGAAATCTATAAAGAAAGCGCCGGAAAAACGGGTGGCTGGAGCGGCACCCGTGAATTCCGTATTGTGGAAAAACAGCCGCAAAGCGAACTGATCACTTCTTTCCTGCTGGAACCTGCTGACGGCAAACCCGTGGCAGATTTCCAGCCGGGGCAATATCTGGCGGTGTATATCCGTGATGTTTCCCTGGAGAATCAGGAAATCCGTCAGTATTCCCTGACACAGGCACCGAACGGCAAAACGTACCGCATCGCGGTTAAACGTGAAGGTCAGGGCGCGGTTTCTAATTTCCTGCATAACTTTGCGCTGCCGGGCGACATTATTCACCTTGCTGCGCCGCGCGGTGATTTCTTCATGGATGTCAGCGAAACCACGCCGGTCGCGCTGATCTCTGCCGGTGTCGGCCAGACGCCGATGTTAGGCATGCTCAACACGCTGGCGCAGCGCGGCCATAAAGCGCCGGTTCAGTGGCTGCACGCCGCCGAAAATGGCGCGGTTCATGCGTTTGCCGGTGAAGTGAAAAGCGCGCAGGCACATCTGCCGTTACTGGAAAGTCATGTCTGGTATAACCAGCCGCAGGAAAGCGATTTGCCGGGTGAAGACTATCAGTATCAGGGCTTTATGGATCTGAGCAAAGTCAGCGATAAAATCAGCAATCCGGCGATGCACTTCTACCTGTGCGGTCCGGTGGGCTTCATGCAGTTTGCCGCGAAGCAATTGCTGGCACTGGGCATTGCCGAAGCCAACATTCACTACGAATGTTTCGGCCCGCATAAAGTCATCTGA